CTACCTTGCCGCCCTCCCCGCCCCGCCGCCCCCGCGGCGACCTCAGCCGACGTAGCTCAGCTGGTAGAGCAGCTGATTCGTAATCAGCAGGTCACCGGTTCGAATCCGGTCGTCGGCTCCACCACTTATCCGCCGAACCTGCGCATCGTCGAAACTGGCGGAAAGGGCGCGGAAAGGTGCGCGGGCGCGACACGCGCCAGCGTTGCGCAGATTTCCGTACGCCCCTAACCTGCCCCCCAGCTCCCCCCGCCTTCCTGCCACAAGCCCGAACACGCCGCGAGCCGACGAGCGCGCCCACGCGTGCCACGTCCGCTTCAGTCGAGGGACGGCACCGTGAAGAACTGGCTGAAGGACGCCGCGAACGTGGCGCCGCTGCTCCCGCCCAATCTCACCCTCGGTCCGCTCTTGGCGGACGGCGGACAAGGCGTCGTCTACAGCGGGACCGCGAACGGCGCGCCCGCGGCGATCAAGCTCTACGTGCCGGGCCAGGTCGAGAAGCGAATCGAGCGAGAGGTCGCCGCGCTCCACGAGCTGGCCTGCCCCTCGATCGTCCGTCCCCTCTGGCACGGGATCGTGCAGGCGCAGGGACAGGACCTCCACGTCGTCGCGACCGAGTTCGTCCACGGGGCGCCGCTTCACGACGTGCTGGCAGGCGAGCGCGCGCTCGGTGGCGGCGAACTCGGCGTCCTCTGCTTCGACGTCGCGGAGGCGATCGGCGCCATGTGGAAGAGGCGGATCGTCCACCGCGACCTGAAGCCAGGCAACATCCTCCTGCGCCAGAACGGGCGGGCCTGCGTGATCGACCTCGGGCTCGCGCGGCACCTGGACGAGTCCTCGCTCACCGCCGCCGGGATGACCTGGGGGACGCGCGGCTACCTCTCCCCCGAGCAGGCGCAGTGCGCCAAGGCCCTCTCCTGCAAGTCAGACGTCTTCGCGCTGGGCGTCGTGCTCCTCGAGGCTGCGTCGGGAACGCACCCCACCGGTCGCGATCAGAACCGACTTCTCGCCCAGCCCTTCCACCAGACCCTCGTCCCAGCCCTCGCCGCGTGGGCCCACGCGGACCTGGTCCGCCGCATGCTCGACCCCGATCCGTACCGTCGGCCCTTGCCGCCGGCGATCCTCACCGCACTCGCGGCATTCCACCCCTAGGAGAGGAGGAACGTCCCTTGTTCTTTGTCAACGTCGGATACCGGTTCGCGCTCGACCCGTCCGTCACGCCCGACGGAGGCTTGATCCTTTGCAGCGCGATGCCCCGCCACCAGCTCGAACGACGCAAGCTCCGACGCTACCCGTATCTCGAGCAGCGCCTGTTCGATCCGCAGCTCTACCTCTCCGGGCTCGACGCCACGAGGGCGACGGATCACTGCGCCAAGCTCGCGACGTACCCCTGGTTCGGTGTGGCTGACCTTCCCGCGTTCGACAGTGGCCAGCACCGGCAATCGCAATGGATGGAGACCGCGCGCCAGAGGATCCGACGGATCTGGCCGGGCACGTTGCCCGGCGATCCGCAGGCCATCGAGGCCGGCGTGCGCGAATGCATCGACTTCCAGGTCCGACTGGACACCTGGGCAGTCATCCTCCCGAGCCCCCTCACCGTCGACTTCACGTCGGATTACTCCGCGGAACTCGAGTGGCTCGACGCCGGACTGAGGCACCTAGAGTTCCTCGAAGGCGTCGACGCCCCGATCTACGCGACGGTGGCGATTTCCGATCGCGCACTGGTGTTCGCTGACCCGTCGAAGAATCCTATCCTGGGCCTCCTATTGGACCAGGTGAGCGCGCGCGAGGTCAACGGGATCTACCTGGTCCTCGAGCAAAGCGGCGAAGACCCCAACGCCCGCCAGTGCGGCAGCTCTCGCACTCTCCGATCGTTGCTTTACCTCGTCCACCGATTCGCGAACGATTGCAACCTCCAAGTCGGGGTGAACTTCGTCGGAGCCTTCGCGCTGGCGTGTAGGGCAGCCGGTGCCTCGTGGTGGGCGAGCAACTGGTACAAGAGCCTCCACCGCTTGCGCCTGGGGGATACGGTGGCGGGCGGTGCGGTGTACCCGCTCTACTGGAGCCAGCCTTCCGCCCTGGACGTGAACCTTGAGGCGGACTTCGACGCATTGGCGAAGGCCGACCTCTCCAGGATCGCCGACCCTACACCCGCCTGCGGCGGCCTACTCGCCGCGGCAGCCCAAGGCGTCGCCTCGAACACGCTGCCCGACTGGCGGTACGCCAAGTCCAACGCGACGGCTGCGATCACTCACTTCCTCCAATCAGCCGTACAGATGGACGCGAGGCTCACCGCGCTCGGCGTCGGAACTGCCCAGCTCGCCCACGTCGAAGCATGGCTCCGCGACGCGGAGGCGACGGCCGCCTGGGCGGGAACGACTCTCCCGGCGGGCGCGAAGACGAGGCTCTCCCACGTCTCGGAATGGTTCGAGGCCTTCAGCGGCTACCGCTTGAGCCACAAGGTTTGAGGGCCGGGAGCCGCCGCCGAGGAGACCAGATAGTCCCACTGCGGATCCGCCCTTCGGCTCGATCGCCGAGGCGGGACCAGGCATTCGACCGTCCCCGAACGGACGGTGAGCAGCCCGACTCCGCGCTCCCGGAAGGCCGCTAGCGCCTCCGGCGTGCTGGGCGCTCCGGCCGCGTCCATCGCTACTAGAACGCGGTTTGCGAAGGTCGCGTATGAACTCGCCTGCTCAAGGGCCTCCCGCCACCGGCGGAGCTTCGCCTCGACCGCGACGACCTCGGCGTCGCTCTCCGCGAGGGACGGCGAGAGCGAGACCGCTCCCGACTCGGCCTGGCAGATCGCTCCCGAGGCGAGCAGGTCGTCCAGGACAGGACGGATCCGGTCGAGCGGAGCGAATGCCTTGGCCGCGATCGTCTCCGGACGGAGCCGCCCGTGCCGCCGGAGCATCGACACGACGTAGGCGTGCCGGTACGTGCGCCGCCGCGGCCAGACGTCCAGGCACGGCTCCCCGGCGAAGCCCACGACGACGAGGTCGGGAATGCATCCTCCGACGGGCACCTCGCGCCTGGCGAGCACGCGATCGAAGCCACCAAACCCGATCTCATCGAGCGCGGCGCCCAGCACCTCCGGACTCGCGAGTGCCCCCTGAAGGTCGGCCTCGCGCTCGAAGCCCGCGGACGGTCGATCGGCCATGCCCGCTCCCGCCAACGGATGGTCGCATCGGAGGGGGCCTCGCACGGCGCGCACGCTAGAGGATCCAGCGCGGCGCCGCGAGCGTCGCTTCTGCGGCTCGCAGGATTGCGTTGAGTGCCACCCTCCAGTCTACCTCGAGGTCGTAGTGGTTTCCGTCCTCGTCGTAGTCCTCGATCTCACCGGGTCCGTCCCACTCGCCCTCGAAGTAGACCGTCCTGCCGTCCTCTAGCTCCAGATATCCCTCGACCTCGCCGTCGCCTGACTTCTCGACGGTGCCGCTCACGTAGTCGCCGCTGTCCGACGTCCCCGAGACGTCGTACTCGCGGCCTTCTCCAGTCCCGAGCCAAACCGGGGGCATCGTGGGCGCCCGGTAGGTCGGCAACTGCGGATCGGCCGCGAAGGAGAAGCAAGCGTTCCCGAGCCGAATGAACCCGGGCTTGCATACGCAGCCACGCCCTAAGGTGTCGAGCTGCGCGTTCGGCGGGATTGTCACTGGCAGGCAGCGATCGCCTTCACGTACGAAGCCTCGAGCGCAAGTCCAACCGT
The sequence above is drawn from the Deltaproteobacteria bacterium genome and encodes:
- a CDS encoding serine/threonine-protein kinase, yielding MKNWLKDAANVAPLLPPNLTLGPLLADGGQGVVYSGTANGAPAAIKLYVPGQVEKRIEREVAALHELACPSIVRPLWHGIVQAQGQDLHVVATEFVHGAPLHDVLAGERALGGGELGVLCFDVAEAIGAMWKRRIVHRDLKPGNILLRQNGRACVIDLGLARHLDESSLTAAGMTWGTRGYLSPEQAQCAKALSCKSDVFALGVVLLEAASGTHPTGRDQNRLLAQPFHQTLVPALAAWAHADLVRRMLDPDPYRRPLPPAILTALAAFHP